One Pseudochaenichthys georgianus chromosome 7, fPseGeo1.2, whole genome shotgun sequence DNA segment encodes these proteins:
- the znf362b gene encoding LOW QUALITY PROTEIN: zinc finger protein 362b (The sequence of the model RefSeq protein was modified relative to this genomic sequence to represent the inferred CDS: inserted 1 base in 1 codon; deleted 1 base in 1 codon): MHARCPLNVNKVGHRVKIHSNISTIFPSVVYCTELAAAAPRSEQSDPEAVVRLEAGRKKLLYYSCXSQDNICNLDTRMAEPRFNNPYFWPPPPSMPGQLDNMVLINKIKEQLMAEKIRPLHLPPTSSPSQQSLLLQSSSPDGSAQHIMSLQKLQQVPGHHSQQQGSGQPDIALHARPTSSSGQDGNMDDKSGVKAKGLWEDWHMRQLTEQQLRLNHRSGLAPLSRQDSHSTSEALTPTTPTSSSQNRLGCSPSINIISGLASGPGMEHMKIGGLACLLGPPPKTPRGRKKIKAENATGPLLVVPYPILADQGCFTIAPKEGKIYRCKICPLTFLTKSDMQIHSKTHTEAKPHKCPHCSKTFANASYLSQHLRIHLGIKPYHCSYCENSFRQLSHLQQHTRIHTGDRPYKCAHPGCEKAFTQLSNLQSHQRQHNKDKPYKCPNCYRAYSDSASLQIHLSAHAIKNAKAYCCSMCGRAYTSETYLMKHMSKHTVVEHLVSHQSPQRTDSTNIPIRISLI; encoded by the exons ATGCATGCACGCTGTCCGTTAAACGTGAACAAAGTAGGTCACCGTGTTAAAATCCACAGCAACATTAGCACAATATTCCCctctgtg gtgtactgtacggAGCtcgcagcagcagcacccagaAGTGAACAAAGCGACCCGGAAGCGGTGGTCCGACTGGAGGCAGGCAGAAAGAAGCTTTTATATTATAGCT ACTCGCAAGACAATATCTGCAATCTGGACACAAG GATGGCGGAGCCTCGATTTAACAACCCGTATTTCTGGCCGCCACCTCCATCCATGCCTGGCCAG CTGGATAACATGGTGCTCATTAACAAGATCAAGGAGCAACTGATGGCCGAGAAGATCAGACCCTTGCACCTGCCTCCTACCTCCAGCCCTTCCCAGCAGTCTCTGCTGCTGCAAAGCTCGTCCCCGGATGGCAGCGCTCAGCACATCATGTCACTGCAGAAGCTCCAGCAGGTGCCGGGCCACCACTCGCAGCAGCAGGGCTCCGGACAGCCGGACATCGCTCTGCATGCTCGCCCTACCTCCAGCTCCGGACAAG ATGGCAATATGGACGACAAGTCAGGGGTGAAGGCCAAAGGATTGTGGGAGGACTGGCACATGAGGCAGCTCACCGAGCAACAGCTCCGGCTCAACCATCGCTCAG GCCTGGCTCCATTATCCAGACAAGACAGCCACAGCACCTCCGAGGCTCTGACCCCCACGACCCCTACCTCCAGCAGCCAGAACCGTCTGGGTTGCTCTCCGTCGATCAACATCATCTCAGGGCTGGCTAGCGGTCCTGGCATGGAGCACATGAAGATAGGCGGCCTGGCTTGTCTGTTGGGCCCCCCACCCAAAACACCCCGGGGACGGAAGAAGATCAAAGCTGAAAATGCGACTGGTCCCCTGCTGGTGGTGCCCTACCCCATCCTCGCCGACCAAGGCTGTTTCACCATAGCGCCCAAAGAGGGAAAAATCTACAG ATGCAAAATATGCCCGCTCACCTTCCTCACCAAGTCGGATATGCAGATTCACTCCAAGACCCACACGGAGGCTAAACCACACAAGTGTCCCCACTGCTCCAAGACGTTCGCCAACGCCTCCTACCTGTCCCAGCACCTGCGCATCCACCTGGGCATCAAACCGTACCACTGCTCCTACTGCGAGAACTCCTTCCGTCAGCTGTCACACCTGCAGCAGCACACCAG AATCCACACTGGCGATAGGCCTTATAAATGTGCTCACCCCGGATGTGAAAAGGCTTTTACCCAGCTGTCTAACCTCCAG TCTCACCAGAGGCAGCACAATAAAGACAAGCCGTATAAATGTCCTAACTGCTACCGTGCCTACTCAGACTCAGCATCGTTGCAGATCCACTTGTCAGCGCACGCCATCAAAAACGCTAAGGCCTACTGCTGTAGCATGTGTGGCCGGGCATACACCTCA GAGACCTACCTTATGAAGCACATGTCCAAACACACGGTGGTGGAGCACCTAGTGAGCCACCAGTCGCCTCAGAGGACCGACTCCACCAACATCCCCATCCGCATCTCCCTCATCTGA